In Oncorhynchus tshawytscha isolate Ot180627B linkage group LG23, Otsh_v2.0, whole genome shotgun sequence, the following proteins share a genomic window:
- the LOC112222900 gene encoding LOW QUALITY PROTEIN: ribosome biogenesis protein BMS1 homolog (The sequence of the model RefSeq protein was modified relative to this genomic sequence to represent the inferred CDS: deleted 2 bases in 1 codon; substituted 2 bases at 2 genomic stop codons), translating to MEGKEPKKEQKRHQQKHSGPKAERKKIRKQLGTPAGDDERKRNPKAFAVQSAVRMAKTFHRAQDLKAKKHHIPLVDRTPLEPPPIVVVVVGPPKVGKSTLIRCLIKNFTRQKLGDICGPVTIVSGKKRRLTFIECSNDINTMIDLAKVADLVLMFIDASFVFEMETFEFLNICQVHGFPRIMGVLTHLDSFRNNKALRKTKKRLKHRFWTEVYQGAKLFYLSGMVYGEYQTQEVKNLGRFISVMKFRPLVWQQSHPYVVADRMEDLTDPEMVRVDPKCDRTVSLYGYLRGTYLKNKGQVHIPGVGDFAVADISFMPDPCTLPEAQKKRALNEKERLLYAPMAGVGGVVYDKDAVYIDLPGGHVNQEQEEVCPTTELVQSLIGTHTTLDAKMAAGKVSLFTGAAALTPGEVEEEEEEEEENGTPGEPIWDPETQRERRKAVFTEEEDDDDDDSEGSSDEEGWMRGETKEDEEGESEEEDEGETTKEKQGIKTIPPVKRQKMEERKVEKEPVVEVPAFADSDDELEMSEEEEGEGGRESDGEESDSEGEEDEEDGAVEKCDLKPIDSGHCSEEDVSDSIEDDCETNVSGKESKKSNATSKMEEEDEEMEGGELCYESAGALRWKEGLQQKASEAFLRQQRAAPNLRKLVYGTVAEDEEELGGLFXVSRPEKDKKHRADGVDCSRFDPDAARNWDLEEMLDSIRDCFVTGKWEDDQDAATLQKEDEELYGDFEDLETGAVHKGKAGKQKDQAEEESDDDDDEEEEKLMVDDETQKNKRLEKKRRLKECFDTEYDDGDATYFDDLKEEMQKQAELNRAEFEEVDDETRVQYEGFRPGMYVRLEIPSLPCEFVTKFDPHYPIILGALGASEGNVGYLQMRLXKHRWHNRILKTRDPLILSLGWRRFQTIPLYHIEDHCGRHRLLKYTQHMHCGATIWGPITPQGTGFLAVQSVAGTKTSFRIAATGVVLDLDKSVTIVKKLKLIGYPYKIYKNTSFIKGMFNTVLEVVKFEGASIRTVSGVRGQIKKALSTPAGAYRATFEDRLLMSDIVFLRSWYPVSVPQLYNPVTSLLMPAGQKDNWSGMRTVGQLKHDLGVRNKPNTDSLYKPVVRVQHHFNKLHIPRELQKALPFKSKPKQDQPKGKTPKDLQRPAVIREPHERKVAALLNALILVHNYKSKKAHTVQHAKHKDFLRQRSKAEEDKLKRQKEAKKKLYRMMGQKEKKSQRSSLKGAPQDD from the exons ATGGAGGGGAAGGAGCCAAAGAAGGAACAGAAGCGGCACCAGCAGAAGCACAGTGGGCCCAAGGCGGAGAGGAAGAAGATCAGGAAGCAGCTGGGAACTCCTGCCGGAGATGACGAGCGCAAGAGGAACCCCAAAGCGTTTGCGGTCCAGTCAGCAGTGCGCATGGCCAAAACCTTCCACAG aGCCCAGGACCTAAAGGCCAAGAAGCATCACATACCCCTGGTGGACCGCACCCCTTTAGAGCCTCCCccgatagtggtggtggtggtaggaccCCCCAAGGTGGGCAAGAGCACCCTCATCCGCTGCCTGATCAAAAACTTCACACGGCAGAAACTAGGGGACATCTGCGGGCCTGTGACCATCGTCTCTG GAAAGAAGAGGCGTCTTACCTTCATCGAGTGTAGCAATGACATCAATACAATGATTGACTTGGCAAAGGTTGCTGACCTG GTGCTGATGTTCATTGACGCCAGCTTCGTCTTTGAGATGGAGACCTTTGAGTTCCTCAACATCTGCCAGGTGCACGGCTTCCCGCGCATCATGGGCGTGCTCACCCACCTGGACTCGTTCCGCAATAACAAGGCCCTTCGCAAGACCAAGAAGCGGCTCAAGCATCGCTTCTGGACTGAGGTCTACCAG GGTGCCAAACTCTTCTACCTGTCCGGTATGGTGTACGGGGAGTACCAGACCCAGGAGGTCAAGAACCTGGGCCGCTTCATCTCCGTCATGAAGTTCCGCCCGCTGGTGTGGCAGCAATCTCATCCCTACGTCGTGGCCGACCG CATGGAGGATTTGACGGACCCTGAGATGGTGAGGGTGGACCCCAAGTGTGATCGTACTGTATCTCTCTATGGCTACCTGAGAGGGACATACTTGAAGAATAAAGGCCAGGTCCATATCCCTG GCGTGGGTGATTTTGCGGTGGCAGACATCAGTTTCATGCCAGACCCCTGCACTCTGCCTGAAGCGCAGAAGAAGAGGGCGCTGAACGAGAAGGAGCGGCTGCTCTACGCTCCCATGGCGGGGGTCGGGGGGGTCGTGTACGATAAGGACGCAGTGTACATAGACCTGCCCGGCGGCCACGTCAATCAAGAACAG GAGGAGGTCTGTCCCACCACAGAGTTGGTCCAATCCCTCATCGGTACACACACCACCCTGGATGCCAAGATGGCCGCCGGCAAAGTGTCACTATTCACAGGGGCGGCTGCCCTGACCCCcggggaagtggaggaggaggaggaggaggaggaggagaacgg GACCCCAGGAGAGCCGATCTGGGAccctgagacacagagagagaggaggaaggctgtCTTCACTGAAGAGgaagatgatgacgatgatgacagCGAGGGTAGCAGTGACGAAGAGGGGTGGATGAGGGGGGAAACAAAGGAAGATGAGGAAGGAGAgtctgaagaagaggatgaggggGAAACaa CAAAAGAGAAGCAAGGAATAAAGACCATCCCTCCGGTGAAGAGACAGAAGATGGAGGAAAGGAAAGTGGAGAAAGAGCCAGTGGTGGAGGTACCTGCCTTTGCAGACAGTGACGATGAGCTggaaatgagtgaggaggaggaaggagaaggg ggaagggagagtgatggagaggaaaGTGATTCGGAGggggaagaagatgaagaagacggTGCAGTGGAAAAGTGTGATCTCAAACCAATAGACTCGGGTCATTGCTCAGAGGAGGATGTGAGTGATTCAATAGAAGATGACTGTGAAACCAATGTCTCGGGCAAAGAAAGCAAGAAGTCAAATGCCACCTCCAAAatggaagaggaagatgaggagatggagggaggagagctgTGCTATGAAAGTGCAG GGGCACtgcggtggaaggagggtctgcaACAGAAAGCGTCGGAGGCGTTTCTACGGCAACAGCGCGCCGCCCCCAACCTGCGTAAACTGGTGTACGGCACAG TggcagaggatgaagaggagctgggagggcTGTTTTGAGTCAGCCGCCCCGAGAAGGACAAGAAGCATCGTGCGGACGGCGTGGACTGCTCCCGTTTTGACCCCGATGCCGCTCGCAATTGGGACCTGGAAGAG ATGCTGGACTCGATACGGGACTGTTTTGTGACGGGGAAATGGGAAGACGATCAAGATGCTGCTACATTGCAGAAAGAGGATG AGGAGCTGTATGGCGACTTTGAGGACTTGGAGACAGGGGCAGTGCACAAGGGGAAAGCTGGCAAGCAGAAGGACCAAGCTGAGGAAgaaagtgatgatgatgatgacgaagaggaggagaagCTGATGGTGGACGACGAGACCCAGAAGAACAAGCGTCTGGAGAAGAAACGGCGGCTGAAGGAGTGTTTCGACACGGAGTACGACGACGGAGACGCCACCTACTTTGACGACCTCAAGGAGGAGATGCAAAAACAGGCAGAG CTGAACCGGGCTGAGTTTGAGGAAGTGGATGATGAGACACGGGTCCAGTACGAGGGCTTCCGGCCTGGCATGTATGTCCGTCTGGAGATCCCCTCCCTGCCCTGCGAGTTTGTCACCAAATTTGACCCCCACTATCCCATCATCCTCGGGGCTCTAGGTGCCAGCGAGGGGAATGTAGGCTACCTGCAG ATGCGGTTATAGAAACATCGGTGGCACAACCGTATCCTGAAAACACGCGACCCTCTCATCCTGTCCCTGGGCTGGCGTCGCTTCCAGACCATCCCCCTGTACCACATCGAGGACCACTGCGGGCGCCACCGCCTGCTCAAGTACACGCAGCACATGCACTGTGGTGCCACCATCTGGG GTCCCATCACACCTCAGGGCACTGGCTTCCTGGCTGTGCAGTCAGTCGCAGGAACTAAG ACCAGTTTCCGCATCGCAGCTACAGGAGTTGTCCTTGACTTGGACAAATCTGTGACCATAGTTAAAAAGCTCAAGCTGATTGGCTACCCATACAAGATCTACAAGAACACATCCTTCATCAAG GGGATGTTCAACACCGTGCTGGAGGTGGTGAAATTCGAAGGGGCTTCCATCCGAACTGTCAGTGGGGTCAGAGGTCAAATTAAGAAGGCCCTGTCAACGCCGGCGGGAGCCTACAGAGCCACGTTCGAAGACAGGCTGCTGATGAGTG ACATTGTGTTCCTGCGCTCCTGGTACCCGGTGTCAGTCCCTCAGCTCTACAACCCCGTGACCTCCCTGCTGATGCCAGCGGGCCAGAAGGACAATTGGTCGGGCATGAGGACGGTGGGCCAGCTGAAACACGACCTGGGGGTCCGCAACAAGCCCAACACAGACTCACTGTACAAG CCAGTTGTGCGAGTGCAGCACCACTTCAACAAGCTGCACATTCCCCGGGAGCTGCAGAAGGCATTGCCCTTCAAGAGCAAGCCCAAACAGGACCAGCCCAAGGGCAAGACGCCCAAGGACCTCCAGAGGCCTGCTGTCATACGGGAGCCCCACGAGAGGAAG GTGGCGGCACTGCTCAACGCGCTGATCTTAGTGCACAACTACAAGAGCAAGAAAGCGCACACAGTGCAGCACGCTAAGCACAAGGACTTCCTGCGGCAGCGGAGCAAGGCGGAGGAGGACAAGCTCAAGAGGCAGAAGGAGGCAAAGAAGAAGCTTTACCGTATGATGGGccagaaggagaagaagagtcAGAGGTCCAGTCTGAAAGGGGCGCCACAGGATGACTGA